One genomic window of Aethina tumida isolate Nest 87 chromosome 3, icAetTumi1.1, whole genome shotgun sequence includes the following:
- the LOC109598635 gene encoding A-kinase anchor protein 14: MSSKTINNQQINMFKLIVLAATLAYASAGLVAVGHQTSVSSHSSVVAHPSPVVHAVHAAPVVHAAPVVHASPVVVKTVAAPVVVKTVAAPVVPVVKAAPVVAVHSAPLVHTVPVVKTLHAAPLVHVH, translated from the exons ATGTCTAG taaaaccATCAACAATCAACAAATCAACATGTTCAAATTG ATCGTTCTTGCCGCTACTTTGGCTTACGCCTCCGCCGGCTTGGTTGCCGTAGGACACCAAACCTCCGTCTCCAGCCACAGCTCCGTCGTCGCCCACCCATCTCCAGTCGTGCACGCCGTTCACGCTGCTCCAGTCGTCCATGCCGCCCCAGTTGTCCACGCTTCCCCAGTAGTAGTCAAAACCGTCGCCGCTCCAGTCGTAGTCAAAACTGTTGCTGCTCCAGTCGTCCCAGTGGTCAAGGCTGCCCCAGTCGTTGCCGTTCACTCTGCTCCACTTGTACACACCGTACCAGTCGTCAAGACCCTTCATGCCGCCCCCCTTGTAcatgttcattaa
- the LOC109598634 gene encoding larval/pupal cuticle protein H1C-like: protein MFKFVAFAAVLACASAAPGYIAAPVAVSHQSTVVSHSVPVVKAAPVVAVHAAPVVHASPVVIKTPVVHAAPVVVKTPVVHASPVVVKTVAAPVVHASPVVVKTVHAAPLVHTVPVLKTVHSAPLVHVH, encoded by the exons atgttcaaattc gtcGCTTTTGCCGCCGTTTTGGCTTGTGCTTCCGCCGCTCCCGGTTACATAGCCGCTCCAGTGGCCGTTTCCCACCAGAGCACAGTAGTAAGCCACTCTGTACCAGTTGTCAAAGCTGCTCCAGTTGTTGCTGTCCACGCCGCCCCAGTCGTACATGCCTCCCCAGTGGTAATCAAAACTCCAGTCGTTCATGCCGCCCCCGTCGTTGTCAAGACTCCAGTTGTACACGCCTCTCCAGTCGTTGTCAAGACCGTAGCTGCTCCAGTCGTACACGCTTCCCCCGTCGTTGTTAAGACTGTCCACGCTGCTCCTCTGGTCCACACCGTGCCAGTTTTGAAGACTGTTCACTCTGCTCCTCTTGTACATGTCCACTAG
- the LOC109598626 gene encoding insulin-like growth factor-binding protein complex acid labile subunit: MQYTFDCETINIKMINFILFIALLMSSVSSQEVEMNNKCTYTLNKSIFTCVGLNDYKQNIQLFLVDGTNVLFIKDTEHIDIDKGFHAPDNFQKLKRYDIINSNHLSIQSYGFSGLKNVEYMHMSGNKWDTIADNTFMGMSQLRTLELRDNGIREIRKNSFSGLENLKVLDLTKNIIQELAENIFKDLINLENLYLTHNSLKIISNGAFNGLAKLNMLMLSNNSLESLNINEVNKLVNLEFFYIDFNQLETLSGELILPNLKFIQITNNKLEHISEGLIKKCPNLMSVDLSNNKLSAISVTPFINLPKLKLVNLRNNNVIMAKFNDLKNNAMVIL, from the exons atgcaGTATACGTTTGACTGTGAAaccataaacataaaaatg ATcaactttatattattcattgcACTTTTAATGTCTTCGGTCTCGTCCCAAGAAGTCGAAATGAATAATAAGTGCACGTACACACTcaacaaaagtatttttacttGTGTAGGCCTAAATGACTACAAACAGAACATACAACTATTTTTGGTGGATGGAACcaacgttttatttataaaggacACAGAACACATTGACATCGACAAGGGTTTTCACGCTCCTGAcaactttcaaaaattaaagcgATACGACATAATAAACAGCAACCATTTAAGTATTCAAAGTTACGGTTTTAGTGGACTCAAGAATGTGGAATACATGCATATGAGTGGAAACAAGTGGGACACAATTGCGGACAATACGTTTATGGGGATGTCACAACTTAGGACGTTGGAACTACGTGACAACGGAATAAGGGAAATACGTAAGAATAGCTTTAGTGGATTGGAAAACTTGAAAGTGTTAGActtgacaaaaaatataattcaggaATTAGcagagaatatttttaaggatttGATCAATCTGGAAAACTTATATTTGACTCACAATTCTCTGAAAATCATAAGCAATGGTGCATTTAATGGTTTGGCAAAATTGAATATGTTGATGTTATCGAACAACTCACTTGAATCATTGAATATCAATGAAGTTAATAAATTGGTGAATTTGGAGTTTTTTTATATCGACTTCAATCAATTAGAGACGCTGAGTGGTGAACTAATATTGCCGAacctaaaatttatacaaataacgAATAATAAATTGGAACATATATCAGAGGGACTTATTAAGAAATGCCCTAATTTAATGTCGGTAGACTTGTCAAATAATAAGTTAAGCGCAATATCTGTTActccatttataaatttaccgaAATTGAAGTTAGTAAATTTGCgcaataataatgttattatggCAAAATTTAATGACTTGAAGAACAATGCTATGGTAATCttataa
- the LOC109598627 gene encoding non-structural maintenance of chromosomes element 1 homolog codes for MSNLKQYLIQYMIGKGISTEKAIFDFCQSISSDSVQNVKDLKLIITEINGEIVRNGLKLTYGRCEITNNKCIALINTKCDTIALLQSTFSPVQLEYFQAIISEILGSDEYRITFIICINITSTLVGKMTRDQGQNTLNVWIKGGYFIKDEDYVYLGLRTKMEFATYLRQHCPDSLCKLCSELVFRAVVCAHCAAVFHNFCINKYLESQALCPTCDAKWQTEAYQNHLEKHNGYTSMEVSDTESSQSTIINHTETRESDCESFTEEPGPSKRKVRRKC; via the exons atgtcaaatttaaaacaatatttaatacagtACATGATAGGCAAAGGAATTTCTACTGAAAAGGCAATTTTCGATTTCTGCCAAAGTATTTCGTCAG atTCAGTGCAGAATGTCAAGGATTTGAAGTTAATTATAACAGAAATAAACGGTGAGATTGTTCGTAATGGTCTGAAATTAACTTATGGAAGATGTgaaataacaaacaataaatgtatAGCACTGATCAATACAAAATGTGATACTATTGCTTTATTGCAATCTACATTTAGTCCAGTACAATTGGAATATTTCCAAGCAATAATATCCGAAATCTTGGGTTCTGATGAATAtagaattacttttataatttgcatCAACATCACATCAACACTTGTGGGAAAGATGACCCGGGATCAAGGACAGAATACACTGAATGTTTGGATAAAAGGTGGATATTTCATCAAAGATGAGGACTATGTTTATCTAGGACTGAGGACAAAAATGGAATTTGCAACATATTTGCGGCAGCATTGTCCTGATTCACTCTGCAAGTTATGCAGTGAATTAGTATTCagg GCTGTTGTTTGTGCACATTGTGCTGCGgtctttcataatttttgtataaacaaatatttggagAGCCAAGCTCTGTGTCCTACCTGTGATGCAAAGTGGCAAACGGAAGCATATCAAAATCATCTGGAAAAACATAATGGATATACTTCTATGGAAGTAAGTGATACTGAAAGCTCCCAAAGTACAATCATTAATCATACAGAGACAAGAGAATCTGACTGTGAAAGCTTTACTGAAGAACCTGGTCCCAGTAAAAGAAAGGTTAGAAGAAAATGTTAA
- the LOC109598628 gene encoding pyruvate dehydrogenase E1 component subunit beta, mitochondrial produces the protein MASIGKTTLHNLGNLRNLRVLIRRNLATTNAVAAKQMTVRDALNSALDEEIERDDRVFLLGEEVAQYDGAYKVSRGLWKKYGDKRIIDTPITEMGFAGIAVGAAMAGLRPICEFMTFNFAMQAIDQIINSAAKTYYMSAGLVNVPIVFRGPNGAAAGVAAQHSQCYGAWYAHCPGLKVISPYNSEDAKGLLKAAIRDPDPVVFLENEVLYGVQYPMSDEALSKDFVLPIGKAKIERPGKHITIVAHSRAVETALIGANELAGKGIEAEVINLRSLRPLDTETIAQSVAKTNHLITVEQGWPSCGIGAEIIARIMESKAFFHLDQPALRLTGVDVPMAYTKTLEQHSLPQPHDVVEAAKKLLNVK, from the exons ATGGCATCAATTGGTAAAACAACTTTACACAACCTTGGCAACTTAAGGAACTTAAGGGTGTTGATTAGAAGAAACTTAGCAACGACAAATGCAGTTGCCGCGAAACAGATGACTGTGAGGGATGCCCTAAACTCAGCACTTGATGAGGAGATTGAGAGGGATGATAGGGTATTTTTGTTGGGTGAAGAGGTAGCACAGTACGATGGGGCCTACAAAGTATCCAGGGGGTTATGGAAGAAATATGGAGATAAAAGGATAATTGACACGCCAATCACTGAAATGGGTTTTGCAG GTATTGCCGTTGGTGCCGCGATGGCCGGCCTGCGCCCCATCTGCGAGTTCATGACCTTCAATTTTGCTATGCAAGCCATCGATCAGATCATAAACTCTGCCGCGAAAACGTACTACATGTCCGCCGGTCTCGTCAATGTCCCGATCGTGTTTAGAGGTCCGAACGGCGCTGCCGCTGGTGTAGCCGCACAGCACTCTCAGTGCTACGGCGCCTGGTACGCCCATTGTCCTGGTCTGAAAGTAATCTCCCCATACAATTCAGAGGATGCTAAAGGTCTATTGAAGGCAGCTATTAGGGACCCCGATCCGGTCGTGTTTTTGGAGAACGAAGTACTGTATGGTGTCCAATATCCTATGTCAGATGAGGCTCTGTCAAAGGACTTCGTCCTGCCCATTGGCAAGGCGAAAATCGAAAGGCCAG GAAAACATATAACGATAGTGGCCCACAGTAGAGCAGTAGAAACCGCCCTGATCGGAGCGAACGAACTGGCGGGCAAGGGAATAGAAGCGGAAGTAATAAACCTACGTTCACTCAGACCGTTGGACACCGAAACGATCGCCCAGTCTGTAGCGAAAACCAATCATTTGATCACAGTAGAACAGGGATGGCCATCGTGCGGAATCGGTGCTGAAATTATTGCGAGGATCATGGAGAGCAAGGCCTTCTTCCACTTGGATCAACCCGCATTAAGACTGACCGGTGTCGATGTGCCGATGGCCTACACTAAAACTCTTGAGCAACACTCGTTACCACAGCCGCACGATGTCGTTGAAGCCGCAAAGAAATTGTTGAacgtaaaataa
- the LOC109598629 gene encoding glutathione S-transferase 1, with the protein MPIDFYYIPGSAPCRAVLLAAKAVGVDLNLKITDLMKGEHLTPEFIKLNPQHTVPTIDDNGFALWESRAIMTYLASQYGKDDSLYPKDPKKRALVDQRLYFDIGTLYQRFADYYYPVFFMGGEYEPAKLEKINEAFKFFDGFLQNQEYAAGNTLTLADLTLVATVSTYEVVGYDLTPYPNVSKWLAKVKATAPGYEEANGKNVLIFKQLVDTLTKK; encoded by the exons ATGCCAATCGATTTCTACTATATTCCCGGATCTGCCCCATGCAGAGCCGTACTTCTGGCTGCCAAAGCCGTTGGCGTCGATCTGAATCTGAAGATCACCGACTTGATGAAGGGCGAACATCTCACCCCGGAGTTCATCAAG CTTAACCCACAACACACAGTTCCCACAATCGATGACAATGGTTTCGCATTGTGGGAAAGCAGGGCCATCATGACATACTTGGCCAGTCAATACGGAAAGGATGACTCATTGTATCCCAAGGACCCCAAAAAACGCGCCCTTGTTGATCAAAGACTGTACTTCGACATTGGAACTCTTTACCAAAGATTTGCCGATTATTAC tacCCAGTATTTTTCATGGGAGGCGAATACGAGCCAGCAAAACTCGAAAAGATCAACGAAGCCTTCAAATTTTTCGATGGTTTCTTGCAAAACCAAGAATACGCCGCAGGAAACACACTGACTTTGGCCGATTTGACACTTGTTGCCACAGTCAGTACCTACGAAGTGGTTGGTTACGACTTGACCCCATACCCGAACGTCAGCAAGTGGTTGGCCAAGGTGAAAGCCACAGCTCCTGGATACGAAGAGGCTAACGGCAAGAACGTTTTGATCTTCAAACAGTTGGTTGACACTTTGACCAAGAAGTGA
- the LOC109598625 gene encoding glutathione S-transferase 1 yields MESEGVVPLNNSVFDPKMANHTIDIYFFSLSPPSRATLMLIRALGLKHNVKIVDITQKEQFKPEFLKINPMHTVPTMDDHGFILWESHVIMKYLSNQYAKDDSLYPQDAKKAAVVDQRLYFTAGTLFPRLGDFCGPVLFAGQQPQEDKREKVDEALKTLDMFLINQTWLAGQYLTIADFSVIAIVSTAEATGQFNIQKYDNLWAWYQRAQNAMAGFGYEDINQVGANAFGNAFKSRLNS; encoded by the exons ATGGAATCCGAGGGTGTCGTCCCTCTAAATAATAG TGTTTTTGATCCAAAAATGGCCAATCACACAATAGATATCTACTTTTTTTCACTTAGTCCCCCCTCAAGGGCAACATTAATGCTTATAAGAGCTTTAGGTTTAAAGCACAACGTAAAGATTGTAGATATAACTCAAAAGGAGCAATTCAAACCAGAATTTCTTAAg ATAAATCCAATGCACACAGTACCAACGATGGACGACCACGGATTTATACTGTGGGAGAG cCATGTGATCATGAAGTACTTGTCAAACCAATACGCGAAAGATGACAGTTTGTACCCACAAGATGCCAAAAAAGCAGCTGTGGTTGACCAAAGGTTGTACTTCACTGCTGGAACATTATTTCCAAGATTAGGCGACTTCTGT GGTCCTGTATTATTTGCGGGACAACAACCTCAAGAAGACAAAAGAGAAAAAGTTGATGAGGCACTTAAGACTTTGGACATGTTTTTGATAAATCAAACATGGCTGGCGGGACAGTATTTAACCATTGCAGACTTTTCAGTTATTGCCATCGTATCAACGGCCGAG GCAACTGGGCAATTTAACATTcagaaatatgataatttatggGCCTGGTATCAACGGGCTCAAAATGCAATGGCAGGATTCGGTTATGAAGATATAAATCAAGTGGGAGCGAACGCATTTGGAAATGCATTCAAGAGCAGATtgaattcataa
- the LOC109598620 gene encoding uncharacterized protein LOC109598620, with product MMTRSAIIVLALAIFGGIEAVPTDLTTPVPTAVHQPQDPAATFVPHQTYPYADTYGGYLYPVAYQPQNDGYMNALVPAAQGALQVALRVFAKVGLFLMGGLTLLVIGGLFTTAVCSLTPLCTISFMGLGGLDKDSMRSFMTPDRISAAAALIQDAIGKYQRLQRATGN from the exons at GATGACTAGATCTGCAATTATCGTTTTGGCCCTGGCAATTTTCGGAGGGATTGAAGCAGTGCCGACGGATTTGACGACCCCAGTTCCAACAGCCGTGCACCAACCACAAGACCCGGCAGCCACCTTCGTACCCCACCAAACCTACCCTTATGCCGACACGTACGGAGGGTACCTGTACCCAGTAGCCTACCAGCCTCAAAACGATGGCTACATGAACGCTCTGGTTCCAGCTGCTCAG GGCGCCCTTCAAGTGGCTCTGCGAGTGTTTGCTAAAGTGGGATTGTTCCTGATGGGCGGGCTTACCCTGCTGGTAATCGGCGGCCTGTTCACCACCGCAGTCTGCTCCTTGACGCCCTTGTGCACCATCTCGTTCATGGGTCTCGGCGGCCTCGACAAGGACTCGATGCGCTCCTTCATGACCCCCGATCGCATCTCAGCTGCCGCCGCCCTCATCCAGGACGCCATCGGCAAATACCAGCGTCTCCAAAGGGCCACCGGCAACTAG